A region of Streptomyces halobius DNA encodes the following proteins:
- a CDS encoding 3-oxoacyl-ACP reductase, giving the protein MAQATPLEGLTAIVTGAGRGLGRAEAVELARLGAAVVVNDLGQPGRDGTGDASAAPAEEVAAEIRAAGGRAVAHLGDVADFAQARALVQRAVETYGQLDILVNNAGILRDRMVFSMSEDEWDSVIRVHLKGHFNTTHFAAAHWRARAKAAGGPVHGRIVNTSSEAFLAGSAGQPNYAAAKGGIVGLTTSTALALAKYGVTANVICPRARTRMTEDVFAGVPAHGEGGAPGEGKVDPLAPEHVSPLVGYLASPAAAQVNGQLLVVHGGMVAIVERPRIAAKFDTVKESFSYEELDGLLTPYYAERPPDETFAAAEVLSLGRG; this is encoded by the coding sequence ATGGCACAGGCAACGCCACTTGAGGGGCTGACCGCGATCGTCACCGGTGCCGGGCGTGGCCTGGGCCGCGCCGAGGCGGTGGAACTGGCCCGGCTGGGCGCGGCCGTGGTCGTCAACGACCTCGGGCAGCCGGGCCGGGACGGGACCGGCGACGCGTCCGCCGCGCCCGCCGAGGAGGTCGCCGCCGAGATCCGCGCGGCGGGCGGCCGGGCCGTCGCCCATCTCGGGGACGTCGCCGACTTCGCTCAGGCCCGTGCCCTGGTCCAACGGGCCGTCGAGACCTACGGACAGCTCGACATCCTGGTCAACAACGCGGGCATCCTGCGCGACCGGATGGTCTTCTCCATGAGCGAGGACGAGTGGGACTCGGTGATCCGCGTCCACCTCAAGGGCCACTTCAACACCACCCACTTCGCCGCGGCCCACTGGCGCGCCCGCGCCAAAGCCGCCGGCGGCCCGGTCCACGGCCGGATCGTCAACACCTCCTCCGAGGCGTTCCTCGCGGGCTCGGCGGGTCAGCCCAACTACGCGGCGGCCAAGGGCGGCATCGTCGGTCTCACCACCTCCACGGCACTGGCACTGGCCAAATACGGTGTGACCGCCAACGTGATCTGCCCGCGCGCCCGCACCCGTATGACCGAGGACGTCTTCGCCGGCGTCCCCGCACACGGAGAGGGCGGGGCCCCGGGGGAGGGGAAGGTCGACCCGCTCGCGCCCGAACATGTCTCGCCGCTCGTCGGCTATCTGGCCTCACCGGCCGCGGCGCAGGTCAACGGCCAGCTGCTGGTCGTGCACGGCGGGATGGTCGCCATTGTCGAACGTCCCCGGATCGCCGCCAAGTTCGACACCGTGAAGGAGTCGTTCAGTTACGAGGAACTGGACGGTCTGCTGACGCCGTACTACGCGGAGCGGCCGCCGGACGAGACCTTCGCGGCGGCCGAGGTGCTGAGCCTCGGGCGCGGCTGA
- a CDS encoding Zn-dependent alcohol dehydrogenase has translation MRAAVQHETGQDKLEVLDDVEAVGFGPGKVRMRVRATGLCHSDLSAMSGVLPQPAPFVPGHEGAGEILDVGDGVTGLKQGDRVLMCWLPACGGCPSCKRGQAHLCLSGFLNAGTPNFKRPGGDVFGFAGTGTFAEEVVVTANCAVPIPDDVPFEIAALIGCGVTTGLGAALNTAQVVPGSSVAVIGCGGVGISVIQGARACGAAQIVAVDLVAARREAALRFGATEAVDPEGLADATARITAGEGFDYVFEVVGTSATARVAYETTRRGGTLCVVGAGALDDHFQVNMFELFFDEKRILPSLYGGGDVLRSYERTITLWRAGRIDLEGLITHRVRLAEINEALDQMRTGTALRTCIET, from the coding sequence GTGCGCGCAGCCGTACAGCACGAGACCGGGCAGGACAAGCTCGAAGTCCTCGACGACGTCGAGGCGGTGGGCTTCGGCCCCGGCAAAGTCAGGATGCGGGTACGGGCCACCGGGCTGTGCCACTCCGACCTCTCCGCGATGAGCGGGGTGCTGCCGCAGCCCGCGCCGTTCGTCCCGGGGCACGAGGGCGCCGGCGAGATCCTCGACGTGGGTGACGGCGTCACCGGGCTGAAGCAGGGCGACCGGGTGCTGATGTGCTGGCTGCCCGCCTGCGGCGGCTGTCCGTCCTGCAAGCGCGGCCAGGCCCATCTCTGCCTGAGCGGCTTCCTGAACGCCGGCACACCGAACTTCAAGCGCCCCGGCGGTGACGTCTTCGGCTTCGCCGGGACCGGCACCTTCGCCGAGGAGGTCGTTGTCACCGCCAACTGCGCGGTGCCGATCCCGGACGACGTGCCCTTCGAGATCGCGGCACTCATCGGCTGCGGGGTCACCACCGGACTCGGCGCGGCCCTCAACACCGCCCAGGTGGTACCCGGTTCCTCGGTCGCGGTGATCGGCTGCGGCGGCGTCGGCATCTCCGTCATCCAGGGCGCCCGGGCCTGCGGCGCGGCCCAGATCGTCGCCGTCGACCTGGTGGCCGCCCGTCGCGAGGCCGCGCTCCGGTTCGGCGCCACCGAAGCGGTCGACCCGGAGGGGCTCGCCGACGCCACGGCCCGGATCACCGCGGGGGAGGGCTTCGACTACGTCTTCGAGGTCGTGGGCACGTCTGCCACCGCCCGTGTCGCCTACGAGACGACCCGGCGCGGCGGCACGCTCTGCGTGGTCGGCGCGGGCGCGCTGGACGACCACTTCCAGGTCAATATGTTCGAGCTGTTCTTCGACGAGAAGCGCATTCTGCCGTCCCTGTACGGCGGCGGGGACGTGCTGCGCTCCTACGAGCGGACCATCACCCTGTGGCGGGCCGGCCGGATCGACCTCGAAGGGCTGATCACCCACCGCGTGCGGCTCGCCGAGATCAACGAGGCACTCGACCAGATGCGCACCGGCACCGCGCTGCGTACCTGTATCGAGACCTGA